The following proteins are encoded in a genomic region of Pikeienuella piscinae:
- a CDS encoding zinc-dependent alcohol dehydrogenase — MAGHPATISSGSVEANSSFINNYHFLFAMRRAGKMAATDIVHQPTGGSLVKALLLRAPNEFDVIERSTPRASKDTALLRIHRTGICATDIATIRGQSRMAVFPMTPGHEFVARIEEIGADADYKVGDWVTIYPTQGCGRCAACHRGVPNHCPEFRVWGVHRDGGAFAELMAVPIDHLLPIPERLRCDAGALIEPTAVAVHALRRARLQPGQRVAIIGAGAIGLLIAQAARAAGAAQVVAVDRLPARKAVADALMLDGFILAGDGNLAEELSDFADEPFDIVFDNVCAPSTLAAGAAALRIDGALVLLAFPHGDEEPPIPYAAAYRKELSLILSRNYAREDFIESTRLLEVGAIAPEVMITGHFALSDFANAYDELRDTPERHLKVLIDPQR, encoded by the coding sequence ATGGCCGGACATCCGGCGACGATCTCATCAGGCAGCGTAGAGGCTAATAGTAGTTTCATCAACAACTATCATTTCTTGTTTGCGATGCGCCGAGCCGGTAAGATGGCGGCGACGGATATCGTCCACCAACCAACCGGAGGATCACTGGTGAAGGCGTTGCTACTTCGCGCTCCGAATGAGTTCGACGTCATCGAACGTTCCACGCCCCGCGCATCAAAAGATACGGCGCTGCTTCGCATCCATCGCACTGGCATATGCGCCACCGATATCGCCACGATCCGAGGGCAAAGCCGGATGGCGGTCTTTCCGATGACGCCCGGTCATGAATTCGTCGCGCGGATCGAAGAGATCGGAGCCGATGCGGACTACAAGGTAGGTGATTGGGTCACGATCTATCCGACCCAAGGATGCGGCCGCTGCGCGGCCTGTCACCGAGGCGTGCCGAATCATTGCCCTGAGTTCAGGGTATGGGGTGTGCACCGCGATGGCGGCGCCTTCGCCGAGTTGATGGCGGTTCCCATCGACCATCTGCTGCCGATCCCGGAACGTCTGCGGTGTGACGCCGGCGCCTTGATTGAGCCAACCGCTGTTGCGGTGCACGCGCTCCGACGGGCGCGCCTTCAACCGGGACAGCGTGTGGCGATCATCGGCGCGGGCGCCATCGGGCTACTGATCGCGCAGGCGGCGCGAGCCGCAGGCGCCGCGCAGGTGGTCGCGGTCGATAGGTTGCCCGCGCGCAAGGCGGTCGCGGACGCGCTCATGCTCGACGGATTCATTCTCGCCGGGGACGGAAATCTCGCTGAAGAATTGTCAGATTTCGCAGATGAACCGTTCGACATCGTTTTCGACAATGTCTGCGCCCCTTCGACGCTCGCCGCCGGCGCCGCGGCGCTGCGGATTGACGGCGCGCTCGTACTGCTCGCCTTTCCGCATGGCGACGAGGAACCGCCGATACCCTATGCGGCGGCATACCGGAAGGAGCTATCGCTCATCCTGTCGCGAAACTACGCGCGGGAGGACTTTATCGAATCCACACGATTGCTGGAGGTTGGCGCGATCGCACCGGAGGTGATGATAACCGGCCACTTCGCGCTGTCAGATTTCGCAAACGCCTATGATGAACTGCGCGATACGCCTGA